The proteins below are encoded in one region of Nitrospirae bacterium YQR-1:
- a CDS encoding FlgO family outer membrane protein, whose product MTTCRCLKTVVALIVVLIAATGCTMLGLDKKAPPAGAKPGYHEGMYDVFDDLEGAAKDMSRGILTNLKANFYRTDTSTISPILITTFADLNDLSQTSALGRLFSEMVMTVLHAENFEIIEMRKGNAIDIVKNDGEFMLTRDLKDLVKKHDAKSVIVGTYTVTEKSVVFNGRLIGISDSKLYSAWTTRLVRTQEVDSLVRQKNLSGSSNHDSGYGRNSKKKKQQPAKETDNEPVTVYERVPAN is encoded by the coding sequence ATGACAACATGTAGATGTCTAAAGACAGTCGTAGCTCTGATAGTTGTACTTATTGCGGCCACAGGCTGCACTATGTTGGGCCTTGATAAGAAAGCCCCTCCGGCAGGCGCAAAACCCGGCTATCACGAGGGTATGTATGATGTCTTTGACGATCTTGAGGGGGCCGCCAAAGATATGTCAAGAGGGATTCTTACAAACTTGAAGGCTAATTTCTACAGAACCGATACATCAACTATCTCTCCCATACTGATTACCACCTTTGCAGACCTAAACGATTTGTCACAAACCTCCGCCCTTGGACGGCTTTTTTCGGAGATGGTGATGACTGTGCTTCATGCAGAAAATTTCGAGATCATAGAAATGAGAAAGGGCAATGCCATTGATATTGTAAAAAACGACGGCGAATTTATGCTCACAAGGGATCTAAAAGACCTTGTAAAGAAGCATGATGCTAAGAGTGTTATCGTCGGCACATATACCGTTACTGAGAAGTCTGTAGTGTTTAACGGCAGATTAATCGGAATTTCAGATTCTAAACTCTACTCCGCCTGGACAACCCGTCTGGTTCGCACCCAAGAGGTTGACTCTCTTGTAAGGCAAAAGAACCTTTCCGGCTCCTCAAACCATGACAGCGGATACGGCAGGAATTCAAAAAAGAAAAAACAACAACCCGCTAAGGAGACTGACAATGAACCTGTCACGGTATATGAAAGAGTGCCGGCTAATTAG
- the mqnE gene encoding aminofutalosine synthase MqnE, whose protein sequence is MIKKIEKKVKNTERLTLDDCLFLFNSDDIFSIGRLADFKAKQLHSGKVYYSRNRHVNPTNLCVNRCKFCSFSRSIGQDGGFDYTVSHIIDMLKTSGDYFRELHIVGGLHPHHPFEYYVQLLKQIKLTFPHVSIKAFTAVEIDYMSKLNGLGVTQTLETLKSAGLDMLPGGGAEIFSSSVRDALCPEKIPAEVWLHIHEAAHTLGIRSNATMLYGHIESFEDRVRHMTLLRDLQDKTGGFFAFIPLAYQPEGKIAGTATPSAIDDLKTIAISRLFLDNFSHIKAYWIMLGRKVTQTALLFGADDIDGTVIQEKIAHSAGAKSPERLTVSEIEFLIKKAGKIPVERTALYREVTQ, encoded by the coding sequence ATGATTAAGAAAATAGAAAAAAAAGTTAAAAACACTGAGAGGTTAACTCTTGATGACTGTCTTTTTCTCTTTAACAGTGATGACATTTTTAGTATCGGGCGGCTGGCTGATTTTAAGGCAAAACAACTGCACTCAGGTAAGGTTTATTACTCAAGAAACAGGCACGTGAATCCTACGAACCTGTGTGTAAATCGTTGTAAGTTCTGCTCCTTCAGCCGCTCAATCGGGCAGGACGGAGGCTTTGACTATACAGTGTCTCACATCATTGACATGCTGAAAACCTCCGGCGATTATTTCAGAGAGCTGCATATAGTCGGCGGCCTTCATCCACATCATCCTTTTGAATACTATGTGCAGTTGCTTAAACAAATAAAACTGACATTTCCGCATGTCAGCATTAAAGCCTTTACCGCCGTTGAGATAGACTACATGTCTAAACTAAACGGACTTGGGGTTACACAGACACTGGAAACCCTGAAAAGTGCCGGCCTTGATATGTTACCAGGAGGTGGGGCTGAGATTTTTTCAAGCTCCGTAAGAGACGCCCTGTGCCCTGAGAAAATTCCGGCTGAGGTATGGCTGCATATTCATGAAGCTGCACACACTTTGGGAATCAGAAGCAACGCTACCATGCTCTATGGCCACATAGAGTCGTTTGAGGACAGAGTCCGCCATATGACACTTCTTAGAGACCTACAGGACAAAACCGGCGGTTTTTTTGCCTTTATTCCGCTTGCTTATCAGCCTGAGGGCAAGATTGCCGGCACAGCCACCCCATCTGCAATTGATGACCTCAAAACTATCGCCATAAGCCGTCTGTTTCTCGATAATTTTTCCCACATAAAGGCTTACTGGATTATGCTGGGGAGGAAGGTGACACAAACAGCCCTGCTCTTTGGCGCAGACGATATTGACGGCACCGTGATACAAGAAAAAATTGCCCACAGCGCCGGAGCAAAATCACCAGAGAGATTAACAGTGTCGGAGATCGAATTTTTAATAAAGAAAGCCGGTAAAATCCCGGTTGAGAGAACCGCCCTGTACAGAGAGGTTACACAGTGA
- the mqnC gene encoding dehypoxanthine futalosine cyclase: protein MTRISKNEAVKILNSAPTLELGEAADTLRASLHPDSTVTFIVDRNINYTNVCVNECSFCCFFKKPDDPEAYLITDEELFKKIEETIACEGTQILLQGGLHPDLDLSFFTGLLRKIKDRFNKINIHGFSPPEICDIAKKSGLSIKETLAELKSAGLDSIPGGGAEILSDRVREAISPKKIKSGLWLDVMRQAHNLGMKTTATMMFGSVESVTDIVEHLDAVRTLQDETGGFTAFIPWTFQPGDSELGRKSEPATAVDYLRVLALSRVYLDNIRNIQVSWVTQGLKTAQVGLRFGANDFGSTMIEENVVRAAGVTYIVTKDDIIDAVKVTGFRPAQRDTFYNIIKRF from the coding sequence GTGACGAGGATTTCTAAAAATGAAGCAGTCAAGATTCTAAACTCCGCACCAACTCTTGAGCTTGGTGAGGCTGCCGATACTCTCAGAGCATCCCTTCACCCTGATAGCACTGTCACATTTATAGTTGACAGAAACATAAACTACACCAACGTGTGTGTTAATGAGTGCAGCTTTTGTTGTTTTTTCAAAAAGCCGGATGACCCTGAGGCATATTTAATAACTGATGAAGAACTATTTAAAAAGATAGAGGAAACCATCGCCTGTGAGGGCACACAGATTCTTCTTCAGGGCGGGTTGCACCCGGACCTTGACCTGTCGTTTTTTACCGGATTGCTTAGAAAGATTAAGGATAGATTTAATAAAATCAACATTCACGGGTTTTCCCCTCCTGAGATATGCGATATAGCTAAAAAGAGCGGACTATCAATTAAAGAAACCCTTGCGGAGTTGAAATCAGCAGGGCTGGATTCAATCCCCGGAGGCGGGGCGGAGATTCTCTCAGACAGGGTGCGTGAGGCCATAAGCCCTAAGAAAATAAAATCCGGCTTGTGGCTGGATGTTATGCGGCAAGCGCATAACCTTGGTATGAAGACCACGGCCACAATGATGTTCGGCTCTGTTGAGAGTGTCACAGACATTGTAGAGCATCTCGATGCTGTAAGAACGCTGCAGGATGAAACCGGAGGGTTTACAGCTTTTATCCCGTGGACATTTCAACCTGGGGACTCGGAGCTTGGACGGAAGTCCGAACCGGCAACCGCCGTTGACTATCTCAGAGTGCTGGCTCTTAGCAGGGTATATCTTGATAACATAAGAAACATTCAGGTATCGTGGGTCACACAGGGGCTGAAAACAGCACAGGTGGGGCTGCGCTTTGGAGCAAATGACTTTGGCTCCACGATGATAGAAGAAAATGTGGTAAGAGCCGCAGGAGTTACCTATATTGTAACAAAAGATGATATAATAGATGCTGTAAAGGTGACAGGATTCAGGCCGGCACAAAGAGATACATTTTATAATATTATAAAAAGATTCTGA